NNNNNNNNNNNNNNNNNNNNNNNNNNNNNNNNNNNNNNNNNNNNNNNNNNNNNNNNNNNNNNNNNNNNNNNNNNNNNNNNNNNNNNNNNNNNNNNNNNNNNNNNNNNNNNNNNNNNNNNNNNNNNNNNNNNNNNNNNNNNNNNNNNNNNNNNNNNNNNNNNNNNNNNNNNNNNNNNNNNNNNNNNNNNNNNNNNNNNNNNNNNNNNNNNNNNNNNNNNNNNNNNNNNNNNNNNNNNNNNNNNNNNNNNNNNNNNNNNNNNNNNNNNNNNNNNNNNNNNNNNNNNNNNNNNNNNNNNNNNNNNNNNNNNNNNNNNNNNNNNNNNNNNNNNNNNNNNNNNNNNNNNNNNNNNNNNNNNNNNNNNNNNNNNNNNNNNNNNNNNNNNNNNNNNNNNNNNNNNNNNNNNNNNNNNNNNNNNNNNNNNNNNNNNNNNNNNNNNNNNNNNNNNNNNNNNNNNNNNNNNNNNNNNNNNNNNNNNNNNNNNNNNNNNNNNNNNNNNNNNNNNNNNNNNNNNNNNNNNNNNNNNNNNNNNNNNNNNNNNNNNNNNNNNNNNNNNNNNNNNNNNNNNNNNNNNNNNNNNNNNNNNNNNNNNNNNNNNNNNNNNNNNNNNNNNNNNNNNNNNNNNNNNNNNNNNNNNNNNNNNNNNNNNNNNNNNNNNNNNNNNNNNNNNNNNNNNNNNNNNNNNNNNNNNNNNNNNNNNNNNNNNNNNNNNNNNNNNNNNNNNNNNNNNNNNNNNNNNNNNNNNNNNNNNNNNNNNNNNNNNNNNNNNNNNNNNNNNNNNNNNNNNNNNNNNNNNNNNNNNNNNNNNNNNNNNNNNNNNNNNNNNNNNNNNNNNNNNNNNNNNNNNNNNNNNNNNNNNNNNNNNNNNNNNNNNNNNNNNNNNNNNNNNNNNNNNNNNNNNNNNNNNNNNNNNNNNNNNNNNNNNNNNNNNNNNNNNNNNNNNNNNNNNNNNNNNNNNNNNNNNNNNNNNNNNNNNNNNNNNNNNNNNNNNNNNNNNNNNNNNNNNNNNNNNNNNNNNNNNNNNNNNNNNNNNNNNNNNNNNNNNNNNNNNNNNNNNNNNNNNNNNNNNNNNNNNNNNNNNNNNNNNNNNNNNNNNNNNNNNNNNNNNNNNNNNNNNNNNNNNNNNNNNNNNNNNNNNNNNNNNNNNNNNNNNNNNNNNNNNNNNNNNNNNNNNNNNNNNNNNNNNNNNNNNNNNNNNNNNNNNNNNNNNNNNNNNNNNNNNNNNNNNNNNNNNNNNNNNNNNNNNNNNNNNNNNNNNNNNNNNNNNNNNNNNNNNNNNNNNNNNNNNNNNNNNNNNNNNNNNNNNNNNNNNNNNNNNNNNNNNNNNNNNNNNNNNNNNNNNNNNNNNNNNNNNNNNNNNNNNNNNNNNNNNNNNNNNNNNNNNNNNNNNNNNNNNNNNNNNNNNNNNNNNNNNNNNNNNNNNNNNNNNNNNNNNNNNNNNNNNNNNNNNNNNNNNNNNNNNNNNNNNNNNNNNNNNNNNNNNNNNNNNNNNNNNNNNNNNNNNNNNNNNNNNNNNNNNNNNNNNNNNNNNNNNNNNNNNNNNNNNNNNNNNNNNNNNNNNNNNNNNNNNNNNNNNNNNNNNNNNNNNNNNNNNNNNNNNNNNNNNNNNNNNNNNNNNNNNNNNNNNNNNNNNNNNNNNNNNNNNNNNNNNNNNNNNNNNNNNNNNNNNNNNNNNNNNNNNNNNNNNNNNNNNNNNNNNNNNNNNNNNNNNNNNNNNNNNNNNNNNNNNNNNNNNNNNNNNNNNNNNNNNNNNNNNNNNNNNNNNNNNNNNNNNNNNNNNNNNNNNNNNNNNNNNNNNNNNNNNNNNNNNNNNNNNNNNNNNNNNNNNNNNNNNNNNNNNNNNNNNNNNNNNNNNNNNNNNNNNNNNNNNNNNNNNNNNNNNNNNNNNNNNNNNNNNNNNNNNNNNNNNNNNNNNNNNNNNNNNNNNNNNNNNNNNNNNNNNNNNNNNNNNNNNNNNNNNNNNNNNNNNNNNNNNNNNNNNNNNNNNNNNNNNNNNNNNNNNNNNNNNNNNNNNNNNNNNNNNNNNNNNNNNNNNNNNNNNNNNNNNNNNNNNNNNNNNNNNNNNNNNNNNNNNNNNNNNNNNNNNNNNNNNNNNNNNNNNNNNNNNNNNNNNNNNNNNNNNNNNNNNNNNNNNNNNNNNNNNNNNNNNNNNNNNNNNNNNNNNNNNNNNNNNNNNNNNNNNNNNNNNNNNNNNNNNNNNNNNNNNNNNNNNNNNNNNNNNNNNNNNNNNNNNNNNNNNNNNNNNNNNNNNNNNNNNNNNNNNNNNNNNNNNNNNNNNNNNNNNNNNNNNNNNNNNNNNNNNNNNNNNNNNNNNNNNNNNNNNNNNNNNNNNNNNNNNNNNNNNNNNNNNNNNNNNNNNNNNNNNNNNNNNNNNNNNNNNNNNNNNNNNNNNNNNNNNNNNNNNNNNNNNNNNNNNNNNNNNNNNNNNNNNNNNNNNNNNNNNNNNNNNNNNNNNNNNNNNNNNNNNNNNNNNNNNNNNNNNNNNNNNNNNNNNNNNNNNNNNNNNNNNNNNNNNNNNNNNNNNNNNNNNNNNNNNNNNNNNNNNNNNNNNNNNNNNNNNNNNNNNNNNNNNNNNNNNNNNNNNNNNNNNNNNNNNNNNNNNNNNNNNNNNNNNNNNNNNNNNNNNNNNNNNNNNNNNNNNNNNNNNNNNNNNNNNNNNNNNNNNNNNNNNNNNNNNNNNNNNNNNNNNNNNNNNNNNNNNNNNNNNNNNNNNNNNNNNNNNNNNNNNNNNNNNNNNNNNNNNNNNNNNNNNNNNNNNNNNNNNNNNNNNNNNNNNNNNNNNNNNNNNNNNNNNNNNNNNNNNNNNNNNNNNNNNNNNNNNNNNNNNNNNNNNNNNNNNNNNNNNNNNNNNNNNNNNNNNNNNNNNNNNNNNNNNNNNNNNNNNNNNNNNNNNNNNNNNNNNNNNNNNNNNNNNNNNNNNNNNNNNNNNNNNNNNNNNNNNNNNNNNNNNNNNNNNNNNNNNNNNNNNNNNNNNNNNNNNNNNNNNNNNNNNNNNNNNNNNNNNNNNNNNNNNNNNNNNNNNNNNNNNNNNNNNNNNNNNNNNNNNNNNNNNNNNNNNNNNNNNNNNNNNNNNNNNNNNNNNNNNNNNNNNNNNNNNNNNNNNNNNNNNNNNNNNNNNNNNNNNNNNNNNNNNNNNNNNNNNNNNNNNNNNNNNNNNNNNNNNNNNNNNNNNNNNNNNNNNNNNNNNNNNNNNNNNNNNNNNNNNNNNNNNNNNNNNNNNNNNNNNNNNNNNNNNNNNNNNNNNNNNNNNNNNNNNNNNNNNNNNNNNNNNNNNNACACCAGTCCCAGCTCCTAAGGAGGAGAAGGCGACGGAGTTGATGCCTCCGCCTTTGGATAGGAAGGAGATTGTCCTAGGGCTTCCCACATACAGTGCTGCTCCTTTGACCAAAAGTCGCAAGAGGACTGGCGCTGCGACCGAGACCGTCAAGAAGAGGAGATGTACCGCTGGCGCGGAAGGGGAGCCCTCGGGACCTTTGTCGCAACATCGTGCCAAGGTTTATTTTGACTATTTTCAGCATAAGCCACCTTGTTATACGATTATCCAGACCGTTATTTCATGTACATTTTGTATCCCTGATTGGCGGGATGCTCAGCGACTGCGGATCAGAGATAGAGCGTTCGACAAGGGGCCTGGCTGAATCGCGAGAGGCATTGAAACAAGCCGAGGCCGCGTTGAAATCTACTGAAGCTGCTCGTGCTGCTGAGCTCTCTCAGATGGAGGTTCGGANNNNNNNNNNNNNNNNNNNNNNNNNNNNNNNNNNNNNNNNNNNNNNNNNNNNNNNNNNNNNNNNNNNNNNNNNNNNNNNNNNNNNNNNNNNNNNNNNNNNNNNNNNNNNNNNNNNNNNNNNNNNNNNNNNNNNNNNNNNNNNNNNNNNNNNNNNNNNNNNNNNNNNNNNNNNNNNNNNNNNNNNNNNNNNNNNNNNNNNNNNNNNNNNNNNNNNNNNNNNNNNNNNNNNNNNNNNNNNNNNNNNNNNNNNNNNNNNNNNNNNNNNNNNNNNNNNNNNNNNNNNNNNNNNNNNNNNNNNNNNNNNNNNTGGAGATGTTGCGAGCGGGAGAGGAAACGACGAAGCGGCCGAGGGAGGCGATGGCTGTGGGGTTGAGGATGAAGGTGGTGCTCCGAGGAGTGCTTAGGGTGACGATCCTTTCGGGGATTTTTTTTATTTTTTGTTTTGGTCTGTTTGTGAGGCCACAATTTTCATGTTTCAGGACTGGCCGTTGGTGGCTTTGAATCCCTGCCCTTGTTAGGGCTTTTTGTATAATGCTTGGCTCAACCTATAAAACCTTTTCGGCTTATTATAGATCGAGAGAACTCCGGGTTTTTCGAAGTTAGAGGGCGAAGGAGTGAGTTGTCGTCTCGTTCCTTGCCCCCGGACGATCACCGTATCCATAGTCTGTTGAGCGCGCAGCTTTTGCTTTGTGCAAGGACTCGTGAAAACGTATAGACTTAAGTGAAGAGACAATTTTTGGGATCTCATATCGGGATGTCGATATTATGCCTTTGAGATGTCAGGATCCAGCAAGACTGGGTTTAGAGCAAGACCTAGGTTTACTTTCGGACTAAGGCTATGCGATGACAAGTAGGCTTTCGTTTTGCCTGTTTGCGATTTCTACCTGATTCGTACCGATATAAAGTCCGCGAAGTGTTATCGGCTTATATGACTTGTCTTGGCATGAATCGAGCTACTTGCAAAGGCCGTTTTGAGGTGCTGGCCAAAATTTTGGATTTTCTTGTATAACGCGCTATGGTATCCTTGTCGGATGTAAGAGAGCCTATCCTTTCGAGGGCGGCTAGTGTCTGTTTAGGACGTTAGGGTTCGTTTGTTGTGATCAGCAACAAAGAAGTGATGCCATTTTAAAGGCATTTTACCGTTAGAGGTATGTTGATTTTGGAAACAAGAGTGTTGTTTCCATAAGTGTTGGAAAGACCGTAACTTCAAGCGTGTTGCGACGTCTCATGGTGCCAGAAGTTAATCTTTTTTGTTTTGAGCCGCGTTTTTCTTGCAGGCTTTTTACTAAGGATGCTTTTTTTTATGAGCATTCGTAGGTTTGTTGGTTTTAGCGTGATAGCTGATTTAGGCGTTCTGGGTGAGTTCTGGACCGCCATTCTAGCCGTTTGTCGGATAGTGGGCTTATCGATTGTAGCGTCGCATTTTTTTTCCATAAAAAGTTTCGAAAAGATCGACTTTTTGAAAGTTGTGGGAGTATACGAGTATACGTACCCATTCCCCCCCCCCTTTTTAAGATGGGGGGATAGCTGAACTCGCTGGGCAAGCTGCCTACGTACCTTTTTTCGGGGATCAAGCCATCTCGTAGTTCTTTGGATCCACTTTACGATTAGTCGTAGTATTTCTTAAGATGCATCGCGTTCCAGGTTCCTTGGATCTTGACGTCCTGCATGTTTGCGATTTGGTATGATCCTGGTCGGACTACCTTTATGACCTTGTATGGACCTTCCCAGTTTGCTCCTAGTTTTCCTGCGTTACGTTCGGCAGTGTTTTGGAAGACTTTGCGAAGGACCAGGTCGCCTTCTTTGAACCTGCGAAGGTGAACGTTTGAGTTGTAGTATTTTACGGCGGCGTGCTGGTAATTTAGTTTTCCTGCGTTACGTTCGGCGGTGTTTTGGAAGACTTTGCGCAGAACCATATCACCTTCCTTGAACCTGCGGTGGCAAACGTTTGAATTGTAGTATTTCATGGCAGCGTACTGGTAGTTATGGATTCTTATGAGAGCTTGATCTCGCCGCTCGTTAATAAGATCGAGTTCGTCCAGCAGCATCACGCTGTTAAGATCTTATCGTTCGGGGAGGAATCTTCTCCGCACACCGGGAAATTCTACTTCCGCTGGGATCATGCATTCCGTCCCGTAAACGAGGGCGAAGGGGGTTTCTCCCGTAGCCCGGCTTGGNNNNNNNNNNNNNNNNNNNNNNNNNNNNNNNNNNNNNNNNNNNNNNNNNNNNNNNNNNNNNNNNNNNNNNNNNNNNNNNNNNNNNNNNNNNNNNNNNNNNNNNNNNNNNNNNNNNNNNNNNNNNNNNNNNNNNNNNNNNNNNNNNNNNNNNNNNNNNNNNNNNCAGAATGCTTCGAATCGGGTAGAGATGAACTGAGATCCGTTGTCTGTCACGATTTCGTAAGGGAACCCGTGTCTGGTGATGATGTTCTTCCATACGAAGTTCTCGACTTGTATGTCTTTAATACTTGCGTAGGAATCTGCCTCTACCCACTTTGAGAAGAAATCCGTGAGGACCAGGAGGAAGCATTTCTGCTTCGAGTCATGTACTGGCCCGACGTTATCCATGGACCATCGCATGAAGGGATACAGAGACGAGATGGACGAGAGGACTTCCGCGGGTTGATGGATTTTTGGCNNNNNNNNNNNNNNNNNNNNNNNNNNNNNNNNNNNNNNNNNNNNNNNNNNNNNNNNNNNNNNNNNNNNNNNNNNNNNNNNNNNNNNNNNNNNNNNNNNNNNNNNNNNNNNNNNNNNNNNNNNNNNNNNNNNNNNNNNNNNNNNNNNNNNNNNNNNNNNNNNNNNNNNNNNNNNNNNNNNNNNNNNNNNNNNNNNNNNNNNNNNNNNNNNNNNNNNNNNNNNNNNNNNNTGGGCCGGAGAATCTCCATTTGTAGATTTCTCCTTCTACCGTTACATTTCGCGCGGACTGGGTCTTGATTTTGCAGGCCGCCCATATCTCAGTGGGAAGCGTTCCGTTGATTATGTATGCTCGGATTGGCTCTAGCCATGGGCTGTCGCAGCTGTATTCCGACTGATCCACGTTTTCTTCTGGTGGGTCTTCGACTTCCTCCGCATTTTCGATTTGTTCTCGAATCAGATTGGCGACCACTGGTGGTCCGATGCTTGGGTGTTCGATGAACTCGATGGGGATTACTCGTCTTAGTCCAGAATCCGAACTTGATGCGAGTTCGGCCAAGGCATCCGCCTGAGTGTTTTCCGAGAAAGGAATCCTAGTGAGGGAGAAGTGGTTGAAGTCTCGGGAGAGGTCTTGGATGAGTTTTAGATATGCATCCATTCTTTCGTCCCTTGCTTCGTATTCTCCGCTGTACTGATTTGCGACTAATTGAGAGTCACAGTAAGCGTGAATGTTGCGGATCTTAAGTCCACGGGCTAATCGTAATCCTGCGATGAGTGCTTCATATTCGGCCTCGTTGTTCGACGCATGGAATTCCAATCGGAACGACTGTTCCAAGACTTCGCCGGTCAGATACGTGAGCCGGATTCCGATCCCGGATCCTTGTTTGGATGATGATCCGTCGATGTGAAGGATCCAGGTTGAGTCCGGTTCCGTGTTTGTCATATCCCCCGTGGGCAATTCTACCAAGAAGTCCGCTAGTACTTGAGATTTTGCGCAGGTTCTTGGGCGGTACTCCACGTCGTACTCGCTTAGTTCGATTGCCCATTTTGCGAGTCGTCCTGACTGACTCGGACTATGCAAGATCGTTTGCAGGGGGAAAGTGGTGAGGATTATTATGGTATGCGACTGAAAGTACGGCCGGAGTTTCCCTGCCGATGTCACAACTGCGAATGCTAGTTTCTCCATCAGGGGATACCGGGGCTCAGTGTCCAGAAACGTTTTGCTTTTGTAGAAGATTGGTTTTTGCTCACCGCGTTCCTCTCTAATCAAAACGCCACTTACCGCTGTTGTGGAGACTGCAATGTACAGGAACAAGGGTTCTCCCTCCACTGGTTTTGCGAGGACGGGGGGAGTGGCCAGGTAACGTTTTAGCTGTTGGAAAGCTTTCTCACATTCCTCCGACCATTCGAACTTCTTATTCCCTTTCAGCGTGTCGTAGAAAGGAAGACACTTACCCGTCGAGCGCGCGATGAAACGGTTCAAGGCCGCGACGCTTCCAGTTAGCCTTTGGACTTCCCGTTTCGTCTTTGGCGAGACCATCTCTATTAACGCGTTTATCTGCTTAGGATTGGCTTCGATCCCACGACACGTGACTAGGCACCCGAGAAATTATCCTGATGCCACCGCGAATCTACACTTTGCAGGGTTCAGTTTCAAGTTGTGGGCGTTAAGTCTTGCAAAGCACTCCTCCAAATGGGAGACGTGGTCGTGCTCGTCAAGAGACTTTACGAGCATGTCATCGATGTATACCTCCATAGTCTTGTCAAGCTGTTCGGAGAAAATTCGATTGACAAGTGGCTGGTAAGTGGCGCTTGCATTCTTGAGACCGAAAGGCATTACTTTGTAGCAATATGTTCCCCGATCGGTGATGAACGCAGTTTTCTCACGATCGTCGGGATTCATCATGATCTGATTGTACCGTGAGAAGGCATCCATAAATGATAAGAGTTTGTTCCCTGCTGTTGCTTCGACGAGTCGGTCGATGTGCGGGAGTGGGAAGTAATCCTTTGGACAGGCCTTGTTGAGATCGGTTAAATCGACGCATACTCGCCATTTGCCGTTTTTCTTTTTGACCGCGACCGGGTTAGCGAGCCNNNNNNNNNNNNNNNNNNNNNNNNNNNNNNNNNNNNNNNNNNNNNNNNNNNNNNNNNNNNNNNNNNNNNNNNNNNNNNNNNNNNNNNNNNNNNNNNNNNNNNNNNNNNNNNNNNNNNNNNNNNNNNNNNNNNNNNNNNNNNNNNNNNNNNNNNNNNNNNNNNNNNNNNNNNNNNNNNNNNNNNNNNNNNNNNNNNNNNNNNNNNNNNNNNNNNNNNNNNNNNNNNNNNNNNNNNNNNNNNNNNNNNNNNNNNNNNNNNNNNAAAATTACCGGTTCGCAAGTCGGTTCGCGCTTCCCTTCTAGGGCTTCAGCCCTTTGAGATTGCCAGAAGACTTCCAAGTCTCGTTCCGGGGCGTTCTCATCGAGAGTCAGCTTTCTTTTCTTTTTATGGGAAGTTTAGGGGTTGGAAACTTAAGGCACAGATGGAATGTCGAAGGGATCGCTCGCATGGAATTCAGCCATGGAGTACCGACGATCGCGTTGTACGATGTTGGGCGGTCGATGACTAAGAATTCCGTGACTTTGATGACGCTACCGGCTTTAACAACGAGGTCGATCGAGCCGAGAGTCATAGTAACATCTCCCGAGAGTCCGAGTATCGGGCTGGGTCCTTCCGTAACGGCGCACAGATCGATCTCCATTCTTTCGAGGGTGCTTTTGTAGATAATATTGGCCGAGCATCCGGTGTCGACCAACACTTTCGCCACGTCGATGTCCAGGATCATCAGCTCGATGACAAGGAGATCGTTGTGGGGTTTGGCCTGATCGGCCGTTGCCCGGTCCTTGAAAGAAACGACATCGTTAGCCGCTGGAGCGGACATCCTGTGTCTTTTTATCGTTTAGCGATTTTTGAGTTAGAGAATTCGTCCCCCCCTCCTTCTAGCGCCAAACTGTGGGAAACAAAATTCACACCGTCGATTATAATAAATAATAATGGAGGAACTAAGTCTAAATTCTCGGATCCCCTTTTCTTCTGCTCCTGCTCTCCTTATATAGTCACTCAAGGTCGGTGGCCCATCCTTCGCCTTCGGGCCCAAGTCTATCTCTTTTGGGAATATTCCACTTTTCATCGATCTTGATAGTTATCCTCGAATCTTTACATTTATCTTTGGAAACTTAGCATTTATCGTATTTCTGCGAGTTAGGACAAACCGTCATAACTTTTATGGGCNNNNNNNNNNNNNNNNNNNNNNNNNNNNNNNNNNNNNNNNNNNNNNNNNNNNNNNNNNNTCTTAGGCCTTTTGGCGTTTATACGATTTCTCGGTTTTAGTCATAAATCTTTGAGAATAACTTTAATCAAATCGAAACGAGAAGTATATGGTCCCGAAGGTCGGATATCACAGCTATACGGATGATACGGGAGTCGAAGTAAGTCGGACAGGCCGGGATCAGGTCGAGCTCGCCGGGCGAGCCGACTCGCGTGACGGCCGAACTCGCCGGCGAGCACAACCACACGACGGTTCAGCTCGTCTCGTGACGGCCGAACTCGCCGGGCGAGTATAACCACACGTCGGTTGANNNNNNNNNNNNNNNNNNNNNNNNNNNNNNNNNNNNNNNNNNNNNNNNNNNNNNNNNNNNNNNNNNNNNNNNNNNNNNNNNNNNNNNNNNNNNNNNNNNNNNNNNNNNNNNNNNNNNNNNNNNNNNNNNNNNNNNAATGGAACCAATAAGGAATGTCGACATAAGATGATTTATTTGCATACAAGGTCGCACTTGAATTTATGAATATAAGCGAGGATCATGAACCCACGTCAATATAAGAGTGCGCACTCGTGGAACAGATTGAATTGAATGGAAACGTGGGGTTAAATAGTTTAAGGAAAAAAGGCGTAATTGGACGCCATATGATGTTACAACCAGTGGATATAAATGGGTCTTGTGAGGAATATAAATCGTGAGATATAAAGCTGATGTTGCACAAGGATTCTCACAAAGATCAGTAATAGATTATGAGGTGACATACTCCCATGTGGTGGATGCAACTACTTTTAGTTTTCTCATAATTCTGGCTATATATGAGAGAAAATTAGACTTGCAGCAAGTTGATGTAGTGACTGCATATTTATATGGTCCACTGGATAATGAAAGTACTAGAGGGTATTGAGCTGAAAGTACAACAA
This sequence is a window from Brassica oleracea var. oleracea cultivar TO1000 chromosome C1, BOL, whole genome shotgun sequence. Protein-coding genes within it:
- the LOC106336313 gene encoding uncharacterized protein LOC106336313, with product MVSPKTKREVQRLTGSVAALNRFIARSTGKCLPFYDTLKGNKKFEWSEECEKAFQQLKRYLATPPVLAKPVEGEPLFLYIAVSTTAVSGVLIREERGEQKPIFYKSKTFLDTEPRYPLMEKLAFAVVTSAGKLRPYFQSHTIIILTTFPLQTILHSPSQSGRLAKWAIELSEYDVEYRPRTCAKSQVLADFLVELPTGDMTNTEPDSTWILHIDGSSSKQGSGIGIRLTYLTGEVLEQSFRLEFHASNNEAEYEALIAGLRLARGLKIRNIHAYCDSQLVANQYSGEYEARDERMDAYLKLIQDLSRDFNHFSLTRIPFSENTQADALAELASSSDSGLRRVIPIEFIEHPSIGPPVVANLIREQIENAEEVEDPPEENVDQSEYSCDSPWLEPIRAYIINGTLPTEIWAACKIKTQSARNSIRFHESLHKAKAARSTDYGYGDRPGARNETTTHSFAL